One segment of Lytechinus pictus isolate F3 Inbred chromosome 13, Lp3.0, whole genome shotgun sequence DNA contains the following:
- the LOC129275241 gene encoding pancreas transcription factor 1 subunit alpha-like, whose amino-acid sequence MENIHYGHETLLYHHHQTSYHHQYSHPYERNVFEPLNQTYGRRSLQHEGGKTTRRRRKPKCPTQQVRQRQAANLRERKRMSSINDAFEGLREHIPTLPYEKRLSKVDTLRLAIGYINFLAEMIENEGAELESPATTPEETQKKVIICHRGSPTPLDNEYGVTPLAGHSLSWSHEKNTQPGPNGTMVAKVWTPEDPRQSSSDSPLSTGSICQNSSPSSSFESYDYDEGVTTLAELTIAQQLTPIHHHLEERCH is encoded by the exons ATGGAAAATATTCACTATGGTCACGAAACGCTTCTgtatcaccaccaccaaacATCGTATCATCACCAATACAGCCATCCTTACGAAAGGAATGTCTTTGAGCCTCTTAACCAGACCTACGGACGTCGGTCCCTCCAGCATGAAGGGGGCAAAACGACGAGGAGAAGGAGAAAACCAAAGTGCCCGACGCAACAGGTCCGACAGAGACAGGCTGCCAACCtgagggaaaggaagagaatgTCGTCTATCAACGATGCCTTTGAAGGACTTAGGGAACACATCCCAACCTTGCCTTACGAGAAGAGACTGTCCAAGGTGGATACCTTGAGACTGGCCATAGGATACATCAATTTTCTTGCAGAGATGATCGAGAACGAGGGTGCAGAGCTCGAGTCGCCGGCGACAACTCCAGAGGAAACGCAGAAGAAAGTTATCATCTGCCATCGAG GATCGCCAACACCGCTAGACAACGAGTATGGCGTCACAcccctcgctggccactccctCTCCTGGAGCCATGAAAAGAATACCCAACCAGGCCCAAATGGCACTATGGTCGCCAAGGTGTGGACGCCGGAGGATCCCCGACAGTCTTCCTCCGATTCGCCGTTGTCGACCGGCAGCATCTGCCAGAACTCGTCACCCTCGAGTTCTTTCGAGTCGTACGACTACGATGAAGGCGTGACGACGTTGGCCGAACTCACGATAGCTCAGCAACTCACCCCTATCCATCATCACCTAGAAGAAAGATGTCACTGA